A window of the Glaciimonas sp. CA11.2 genome harbors these coding sequences:
- a CDS encoding M81 family metallopeptidase, giving the protein MLLKIVVARLNHETNTFSPITTPLDAFAPQWDEAAYRDQKGARTAMGAFLDIADGLGATIVTPIAAMANPSAAVAADAYTLMNDAILRAISVGCDAIMLDLHGAMVAENAEDGEGSLLQKIREIAPDTPLCVALDLHGNITQKIIDNADIIVSFKTYPHIDMYEAGEHAGRLLVDMLQQKSHPVVGWCQLPLLSASLTSDTSTSAMQRAVQAAIAAESETGVLAVSIFAGFPLSDFRDAGMSVVVVTENDVVLANQVAEKIARSMWCERDGFVYDSKPLKQSLANAKEMAAGDGAGPVLLLDHSDNVMSGGTCNTLDVLEVAMAEGLTDIGVGPISDPEAVSKLVAAGIGATVTVTLGNKVALTKQGITKTPLTLTGQVLAITDGQFSVTGPIYTGSTIQMGKSVLFDIGVAQIVVTEERVEPYDLGVFTSMGLDPVKKTFLLLKSRMYCRPVFGPISKGLEECDSDTGGPTSSNFALFPIKNVRRPIYPLDMDTRWQ; this is encoded by the coding sequence ATGCTATTGAAAATCGTTGTCGCGCGACTGAATCACGAGACAAATACGTTTTCTCCTATCACTACGCCGCTGGATGCTTTCGCGCCGCAATGGGATGAGGCGGCCTATCGTGATCAGAAAGGGGCACGTACCGCCATGGGTGCATTTCTGGATATTGCGGACGGGTTGGGCGCTACGATAGTGACACCAATCGCGGCCATGGCCAATCCAAGCGCGGCCGTCGCTGCAGATGCTTACACGCTGATGAATGACGCTATCTTGCGGGCCATCAGCGTGGGTTGCGATGCGATCATGCTGGATCTTCACGGCGCGATGGTAGCGGAAAACGCTGAAGATGGTGAAGGTTCGCTACTCCAAAAAATACGCGAGATAGCGCCTGATACCCCTCTGTGCGTCGCCCTTGATCTGCATGGCAACATTACACAAAAAATAATAGATAACGCGGATATTATTGTCAGCTTCAAGACCTATCCACACATCGACATGTACGAAGCTGGCGAGCATGCCGGTCGTTTGCTGGTTGATATGTTGCAACAAAAAAGTCATCCGGTAGTCGGGTGGTGTCAGTTGCCATTGCTGTCGGCCTCACTGACTAGCGACACATCGACCAGCGCGATGCAGCGTGCAGTGCAAGCCGCGATCGCTGCGGAATCTGAAACGGGTGTCTTGGCGGTATCGATCTTCGCCGGTTTTCCGTTGTCGGATTTCCGCGATGCAGGGATGTCGGTAGTAGTGGTGACCGAAAACGATGTGGTTCTTGCCAATCAGGTAGCAGAAAAAATTGCCCGTTCGATGTGGTGCGAGCGTGATGGTTTTGTGTATGACAGCAAGCCCTTAAAGCAGTCGCTGGCGAACGCAAAAGAGATGGCCGCAGGTGACGGTGCCGGACCAGTGTTATTGCTTGATCATAGCGATAATGTCATGTCTGGCGGCACGTGCAACACGCTCGATGTGCTTGAAGTCGCCATGGCCGAAGGTCTTACAGACATCGGTGTCGGACCAATCAGTGATCCAGAAGCGGTCTCAAAATTGGTCGCTGCGGGTATCGGCGCGACCGTCACCGTTACGCTAGGCAACAAGGTCGCCCTCACCAAACAAGGCATTACTAAAACACCGCTAACCTTGACTGGCCAAGTGTTAGCGATAACGGATGGACAATTTTCGGTAACCGGTCCTATCTATACTGGTTCCACCATACAAATGGGGAAAAGTGTCCTGTTCGATATTGGCGTGGCACAAATCGTTGTGACCGAAGAGCGGGTGGAACCTTACGACCTTGGCGTCTTTACTAGTATGGGCCTTGATCCAGTTAAAAAAACGTTCTTGTTGCTGAAATCGCGTATGTATTGTCGTCCGGTATTCGGACCGATTAGTAAAGGCTTGGAGGAGTGCGACTCCGATACTGGCGGTCCGACCAGTTCGAATTTTGCGTTATTTCCCATCAAGAATGTACGCCGCCCCATTTATCCGCTGGATATGGATACGCGTTGGCAGTGA
- a CDS encoding aspartate aminotransferase family protein has translation MTTNTSHADMSAFWMPFTANRDFKEAPRLLESASGVYYKDVKGRKILDGTAGLWCVPLGHAQPKIVKAVQDMVAKLDFAPTFQMGHPSAFELADRLKQYTNNRYSKVFFTNSGSESVDTALKMAIAYHRARGDGTRTRLIGRERGYHGVGFGGISVGGISGNRKSFGSLLVGVDHMPHTHNLEQNAYTKGEPEWGGHLADDLERIVALHDASNIVAVIVEPVAGSTGILVPPKGYLKRLREICTKHGILLIFDEVITGFGRLTTPFAFDYFGVEPDLVTTAKGLTNGVVPMGAVFVKQHIYDAFMDGPTGIELFHGYTYSGHPLACAAGLASLDIFENDGILDHAKSIARYWEDAVHSLKGLPHVVDIRTIGLIAGIELTSIVGKPGARAFDAFKQAFDDGILIRTTGDIIALSPPLVFEKTHIDELIGKLSGILKTLD, from the coding sequence ATGACAACTAACACCAGCCATGCTGATATGTCTGCTTTCTGGATGCCTTTCACTGCAAATCGCGACTTTAAAGAAGCGCCACGCCTGTTGGAATCGGCATCCGGTGTGTACTATAAAGATGTGAAAGGGCGCAAGATTTTGGACGGCACTGCCGGTTTGTGGTGTGTCCCGCTGGGACACGCGCAGCCAAAAATTGTCAAAGCGGTACAGGACATGGTTGCCAAACTGGACTTTGCGCCTACATTTCAGATGGGGCATCCGTCCGCTTTTGAGTTGGCCGACCGTTTGAAGCAATACACTAATAACCGCTACAGCAAAGTGTTCTTCACCAATTCCGGCTCCGAATCGGTTGATACTGCGTTGAAAATGGCAATTGCCTATCACCGTGCGCGTGGTGACGGTACGCGCACTCGCTTGATCGGCCGCGAGCGTGGCTATCACGGCGTTGGCTTCGGTGGTATCTCGGTCGGCGGCATTTCAGGTAATCGCAAATCCTTCGGGTCGCTGTTAGTGGGTGTCGACCATATGCCGCACACTCATAATCTTGAACAAAATGCTTACACCAAAGGAGAGCCGGAATGGGGCGGTCATCTGGCGGACGATCTTGAACGCATTGTGGCTTTGCATGACGCCTCAAATATCGTCGCCGTTATTGTTGAGCCGGTGGCTGGATCAACCGGCATTTTGGTCCCGCCAAAAGGTTATCTGAAACGCTTGCGTGAAATATGTACCAAGCACGGCATCCTGCTTATATTTGATGAGGTGATCACTGGTTTTGGTCGTCTCACGACGCCATTTGCGTTTGATTACTTTGGCGTTGAACCGGATCTGGTGACGACAGCAAAAGGTTTGACCAATGGCGTGGTACCGATGGGCGCAGTATTTGTAAAGCAACATATTTACGATGCGTTCATGGACGGCCCGACTGGAATCGAACTGTTCCATGGTTACACCTATTCTGGTCATCCGCTGGCCTGTGCCGCCGGACTGGCGTCTTTGGATATCTTTGAAAACGATGGCATTCTGGATCACGCAAAGAGCATCGCCAGATATTGGGAAGATGCAGTGCATTCGTTGAAAGGCCTTCCGCACGTTGTTGACATCCGAACCATTGGTTTGATCGCAGGGATCGAACTCACCTCGATTGTGGGCAAGCCCGGCGCGCGCGCTTTTGATGCTTTCAAACAGGCGTTTGATGATGGCATTCTAATTCGCACCACAGGCGACATCATCGCGTTATCGCCACCGTTAGTATTCGAAAAAACGCATATCGATGAACTGATCGGCAAACTATCCGGTATTTTAAAAACCTTGGATTGA
- a CDS encoding PLP-dependent aminotransferase family protein → MKQARAKSIQLSLDRASPIGLVDQIATNLAQLIAQGMLRSGEQLPSVRQFGIDQGIGTSTVVEAYERLVARGLVAARRGAGFFIAYQSTQTQPIPTFNPPEPVIDSAWLLSEMFADERVPIKAGCGWLPGKWLDDDGLHQAERRIIRAPGAQQVGYGHPYGYAPLRLTISQFLAQWSLEVPIDHILTTHGATQALDLIIRTMVKRGDTVLVDDPSYCNLIAMLRMADVNVIGIPRTPSGVNTEQLEILARTHKPVLYFTTSVLHNPTGTSYTPACAMRVLQAAERNGFWVVEDDIFRELGQPNDPMLAALDGLQRVIYVGSFSKTVAPSLRLGYIACQRELARQLVHTKMVLTLTNSEITERLVHSALTEGHHRRHVENLSAALLNAQARVNARLIEAGLTPFATPRGGMFSWAKFEHTDLSARDIADLARQKGIWLAPGDFFHLAAPAQPWFRFNVAYSDVPELVSFFQSI, encoded by the coding sequence ATGAAACAAGCACGCGCCAAATCCATCCAGTTATCGCTGGACCGCGCTTCCCCCATCGGTTTGGTCGATCAGATTGCCACGAATCTTGCGCAATTAATTGCCCAAGGCATGCTCCGTTCAGGCGAACAGTTACCATCCGTACGCCAATTCGGTATTGATCAGGGCATTGGAACGTCAACGGTCGTGGAAGCCTATGAACGGCTTGTAGCGCGCGGCTTGGTGGCGGCGCGCCGTGGCGCTGGCTTTTTCATCGCTTATCAATCCACGCAGACACAACCAATACCCACCTTTAATCCGCCTGAGCCGGTGATCGATTCTGCCTGGTTGTTATCCGAAATGTTTGCAGATGAGCGTGTTCCGATCAAAGCGGGATGCGGATGGTTGCCGGGAAAATGGCTGGACGACGATGGTCTGCATCAGGCCGAACGGCGCATCATCCGAGCGCCTGGCGCGCAGCAAGTTGGCTACGGTCATCCTTACGGCTATGCGCCACTACGGCTGACTATTAGTCAATTTTTGGCACAATGGTCGCTTGAGGTGCCGATTGACCACATCCTTACGACACATGGCGCGACGCAAGCGCTTGATCTGATTATCAGAACTATGGTCAAGCGCGGTGATACCGTGTTGGTCGACGATCCTAGTTATTGTAATTTAATCGCGATGTTGAGGATGGCGGATGTGAACGTGATCGGCATCCCGCGCACACCAAGCGGGGTTAATACCGAGCAACTGGAGATATTAGCCAGGACACATAAACCCGTGTTGTACTTCACGACCAGTGTGTTGCACAATCCAACGGGCACTTCCTATACGCCCGCTTGTGCCATGAGGGTTTTGCAGGCGGCAGAGCGAAACGGATTTTGGGTGGTCGAGGACGATATTTTTCGGGAGTTAGGCCAACCAAACGATCCGATGCTGGCCGCGCTTGATGGCTTGCAGCGGGTGATCTACGTTGGTAGCTTTTCCAAAACAGTCGCACCTTCGCTTCGACTGGGATACATCGCCTGCCAGCGTGAATTAGCGCGACAATTGGTCCATACCAAAATGGTACTTACACTCACTAACTCGGAAATTACCGAGCGGTTGGTACACAGCGCATTGACTGAAGGTCATCACCGTCGTCACGTTGAGAACCTTTCTGCCGCTTTGTTAAATGCGCAAGCGCGCGTCAATGCGCGACTGATCGAAGCTGGATTGACGCCATTTGCCACACCACGCGGGGGTATGTTTTCTTGGGCAAAATTTGAACATACTGATTTATCGGCCCGTGATATTGCCGACCTTGCCCGACAAAAAGGAATTTGGCTTGCGCCGGGAGACTTTTTTCATCTAGCTGCACCAGCGCAACCTTGGTTTCGCTTCAACGTAGCGTATTCAGACGTGCCTGAATTGGTGAGTTTCTTCCAGAGCATTTAA
- a CDS encoding Tim44-like domain-containing protein, producing the protein MKKMFIALMVVAMTLSVGVSSVEAKRMGGGGSFGKKSQSMNRQQATPAQNQAAAKAAPPAAAAAAVGGAAKSSAWKGMLGGALLGLGLGALLSSMGLGGAMASMISTILMVGLLAVAGMFIYRMVRRKMDSNNGMKPAFSGSGPMNNVRSASFTPEIASRMSNVEPAQKTTFDSNTFDAPTSTGATTGTAFGAASASSAAGSNAIDVPADFDTAGFVRHSKTNFIRLQAAWDKGDTDDIRDFTTPEMFAELKMQLQERGQSANKTDVITIDAEFLGLETIGNDYMAGVKFSGMIKDDPTALAEPFNEIWNLTKPINGNGGWTLAGIEQVA; encoded by the coding sequence ATGAAAAAAATGTTTATTGCGCTGATGGTCGTTGCGATGACGTTGTCAGTCGGCGTTTCATCGGTAGAAGCAAAACGTATGGGCGGCGGTGGTTCGTTTGGGAAAAAATCCCAAAGCATGAATCGTCAACAGGCCACGCCAGCACAAAATCAGGCAGCTGCTAAAGCCGCTCCACCTGCTGCGGCCGCAGCAGCAGTTGGTGGCGCAGCCAAGTCCAGCGCATGGAAAGGAATGCTGGGCGGCGCGTTGTTGGGCTTAGGTCTTGGTGCGTTGTTGTCGAGCATGGGTCTTGGCGGGGCGATGGCCAGTATGATCAGCACTATTTTAATGGTGGGCTTGTTAGCGGTGGCGGGTATGTTCATCTACCGCATGGTGCGTCGGAAAATGGATAGCAACAATGGCATGAAGCCAGCATTCTCCGGATCTGGCCCGATGAATAACGTTCGCAGCGCAAGCTTTACGCCGGAAATTGCGTCACGTATGTCAAATGTGGAACCAGCGCAAAAGACCACATTTGACTCAAACACATTTGATGCGCCAACCAGTACCGGTGCAACGACTGGCACTGCTTTTGGCGCTGCAAGCGCATCTTCAGCGGCGGGCAGCAATGCGATTGATGTACCGGCAGATTTCGATACAGCGGGTTTTGTGCGCCATTCAAAAACCAACTTTATCCGTTTGCAAGCGGCGTGGGATAAGGGTGATACCGATGATATCCGTGATTTCACTACACCTGAAATGTTTGCCGAATTGAAAATGCAATTACAGGAACGTGGTCAATCGGCCAACAAGACGGACGTGATCACGATTGATGCTGAATTCCTCGGCTTGGAAACCATTGGTAACGACTACATGGCTGGCGTCAAATTCTCGGGCATGATCAAGGACGATCCAACAGCACTGGCAGAGCCGTTCAATGAAATCTGGAATCTAACCAAGCCTATCAACGGCAATGGTGGATGGACTTTGGCTGGTATAGAGCAAGTGGCCTAA
- a CDS encoding response regulator transcription factor, translating to MRILLAEDDSVLADGLTRSLRQSGYATDCVLNGMEADSALSTQDFDLLILDLGLPKMAGLEVLRRLRARNSRLPVLILTAADSIEQRVKGLDLGADDYMAKPFALSELEARVRALTRRGAGGGPTVIKHGPLSYDQVGRIAYISDQMLDLSAREIGLLEVLLQRTGRLVSKEQLVDHLCEWGEEVSNNAIEVYVHRLRKKIEVGGVRIATVRGLGYCLEKIAEVPAPQTPPATFSSTK from the coding sequence ATGCGTATTTTACTCGCTGAAGATGATAGTGTTTTAGCCGACGGACTCACCCGTTCATTACGCCAATCCGGTTACGCGACCGACTGCGTGCTGAACGGTATGGAAGCTGACTCGGCATTATCGACACAAGATTTCGATCTGTTGATCCTTGATTTAGGACTGCCGAAAATGGCTGGTCTGGAAGTACTACGCCGCCTGCGCGCACGTAACTCACGTTTGCCGGTGCTGATATTAACCGCAGCAGACTCCATCGAACAGCGCGTCAAAGGGCTTGATCTGGGCGCCGATGATTACATGGCCAAGCCATTTGCGCTCTCGGAACTCGAAGCGCGCGTGCGCGCGCTTACGCGCAGAGGTGCTGGCGGTGGCCCGACCGTGATCAAACATGGTCCGTTATCTTACGATCAGGTTGGCCGGATCGCCTATATCAGCGATCAGATGCTGGATTTATCCGCGCGAGAAATCGGATTACTGGAAGTGTTGCTGCAACGGACCGGTCGTCTGGTATCGAAGGAACAGTTGGTCGATCACTTGTGTGAGTGGGGTGAAGAAGTCAGCAATAATGCCATTGAAGTCTACGTACACCGGTTACGCAAAAAAATCGAAGTCGGCGGTGTGCGGATTGCGACTGTGCGCGGATTGGGTTATTGCCTCGAAAAAATTGCTGAGGTGCCTGCCCCGCAAACGCCGCCAGCTACCTTCTCCAGTACAAAATAA
- a CDS encoding sensor histidine kinase produces MRDDQIMAAQASSIPLSDRDHIVESEIGLDLGFDPSVALESESKERIQRSLFGEILDWMLVPLLLLWPMSIAITYLVAKSIANQPFDRALDDSVTVLSQQVSQANGKVVTRLSGAARDFLRADDIDNIYFLITGPKGEYVDGDREMPAIAPDEDPPHAGTVQFHNGSMHGTDVRVAYTYVDLRNDAASANINDPAPPMALVQVGETLEKRAQLANEIIKGVILPQFLILPIALALVWFALSRGLSPLSELQQRIRARRPDDLSPIDSGQVPEEISPLVRSLNDMLSRLSQTIQTQKRFIADAAHQMKTPLAGMRMQSELALRQTDGHDIRRSLEQLAKSSDSATRLVNQLLSLARAENQTQENTALIPIELSELARNVVGDWVQASFTQRIDLGFEEAPQPLLVIGNPMMLRELMSNLIDNALHYTPPEGHVTVRIRAGENKQEAILEVEDTGPGIPPAERERVFERFYRILDSNRSGSGLGLAIVREIAQQHDADVSIFYNPRCDDQKLPGCLFRVTFKQTSPANFRDEYR; encoded by the coding sequence ATGCGTGACGACCAAATCATGGCCGCGCAGGCTTCCAGCATACCCCTCTCGGATCGGGATCATATAGTCGAATCCGAGATCGGTCTCGATCTCGGATTCGACCCGAGCGTGGCGTTAGAAAGTGAATCGAAAGAACGCATTCAACGCTCACTATTCGGCGAGATTCTTGACTGGATGTTGGTGCCATTGCTATTACTATGGCCGATGAGTATCGCCATCACGTATTTAGTGGCTAAGTCCATTGCCAACCAGCCATTTGACCGCGCATTGGATGATAGCGTCACAGTCTTATCACAACAGGTTAGTCAAGCCAACGGTAAGGTCGTTACCCGCTTATCGGGTGCAGCGCGCGATTTTTTGCGTGCCGATGATATCGACAATATCTATTTTTTGATCACCGGCCCCAAGGGTGAATATGTCGACGGCGACCGGGAAATGCCAGCGATTGCCCCGGATGAGGATCCACCGCATGCAGGCACCGTACAATTTCATAATGGATCGATGCATGGCACCGACGTGCGGGTGGCGTACACGTATGTCGATTTGCGTAACGATGCAGCTAGCGCCAACATCAATGATCCGGCGCCGCCGATGGCGTTGGTGCAAGTAGGGGAAACGCTGGAAAAACGTGCACAGTTAGCCAATGAAATCATCAAGGGAGTGATCTTGCCGCAGTTTTTGATTCTGCCGATCGCACTCGCACTCGTCTGGTTTGCCTTGTCGCGCGGTTTATCACCGCTATCCGAATTGCAGCAACGGATAAGAGCTCGACGACCTGATGACTTAAGCCCCATTGATTCCGGTCAGGTTCCCGAGGAAATATCGCCTTTAGTACGCTCGCTCAACGACATGCTCTCACGTCTTTCACAGACGATACAAACCCAAAAACGTTTTATCGCTGACGCCGCGCATCAAATGAAAACGCCGTTGGCGGGCATGCGCATGCAATCCGAACTGGCGCTGCGCCAAACGGACGGTCACGATATTCGTCGGTCCCTTGAGCAATTGGCGAAGAGTTCAGATTCTGCCACGCGCCTTGTAAATCAACTGCTCTCGTTAGCGCGTGCAGAAAATCAAACCCAGGAAAATACCGCTCTCATTCCTATTGAATTGTCAGAGTTGGCACGCAACGTCGTGGGCGACTGGGTACAAGCATCGTTTACACAGCGTATCGATCTGGGCTTCGAAGAAGCGCCACAACCTCTCCTTGTCATCGGCAATCCAATGATGCTGCGAGAGTTGATGAGCAATTTGATTGATAACGCGTTGCATTACACGCCGCCAGAAGGCCACGTGACGGTGCGCATTCGTGCCGGAGAAAATAAGCAAGAGGCAATTCTGGAAGTAGAAGATACCGGCCCAGGTATCCCGCCAGCGGAGCGTGAACGTGTGTTCGAGCGTTTCTATCGCATACTTGACAGCAATCGGAGCGGAAGCGGTTTAGGGCTCGCTATCGTGCGGGAAATAGCCCAACAACATGACGCTGACGTCAGTATTTTTTACAATCCTCGTTGCGACGATCAAAAGCTGCCAGGGTGTTTATTTCGCGTCACATTCAAGCAAACTTCCCCAGCTAATTTTCGTGATGAATATCGCTAA
- a CDS encoding DUF4212 domain-containing protein, translated as MAQSVPQNIAARNARHWRRTKKLTFSLLLIWFSVTFLVIFFARELSSVTVFGWPLSFYMAAQGLVVIYLLLVGIYTWQMGRFDRDADMTLPDPKLRAMKSSQLAELNNEK; from the coding sequence ATGGCCCAATCCGTCCCTCAGAATATCGCTGCTCGCAATGCCAGACACTGGCGCAGGACCAAAAAACTGACTTTCAGCCTGTTACTGATTTGGTTTTCGGTCACGTTTCTTGTGATTTTCTTTGCGCGAGAATTATCAAGCGTTACCGTGTTCGGATGGCCCTTATCTTTTTATATGGCCGCACAAGGATTGGTCGTGATTTACCTCCTACTCGTCGGTATATATACCTGGCAAATGGGACGATTTGACCGTGATGCCGATATGACTTTGCCCGATCCAAAGCTGCGCGCAATGAAGTCGTCTCAACTGGCTGAACTCAATAATGAAAAGTAA
- a CDS encoding sodium:solute symporter family protein produces MKSKSFLSRLTRYYAWYTAGFIGFLIILAILEKEGFPRSWIGYMFMFATIALYAGIGVVSRTSDVSEYYVAGRRVPGIFNGMATAADWISAATFISLAGGLYLQGFDGLAYIIGWTGGYCLVALLIAPYLRKFGQYTIPDFLAARYSGRIGGRYGGNPVRILAVIATVLISFTYVVAQIYGVGLITSRFTGVDFSVGIFLGLASILVCSFLGGMRAITWTQVAQYIIILFAYLIPVIWLSAKHTHNPIPQFAYGSVMTQLSNIEKTLSDDPKELEVRSIYKARAEAFDKRLNNLPQSWTQGRIEAQRELKALKHSSDTSLIDIRVANRKLSEYPKSPEEAQQRWRDAKALNLAHAEPPTPQATPFPGKDKEASDIKRNNFLAVVFCLMLGTAALPHVLMRYYTTPSVQETRKSVFWTLFFILLIYLTVPALAVLVKYDIYTSLVGTEYAHLPNWVSYWANIDKTNPLVSIIDLNHDGIVQLSEISLDGDMIVLATPEIAGLPYFISGLVAAGGLAAALSTADGLLLTISNALSHDVYYKMIDPVASTQKRVTISKLLLLVVALLAAYTASLKPGDILSMVGAAFSLAGSALFPALMLGVFWKRANQHGAIAGIIAGFGMCVFYMLHTLPALGGSVTGQWFHIAPISAGVFGVPAGLLTMIVVSLLTPPPDARTMALVDYIRAP; encoded by the coding sequence ATGAAAAGTAAGTCATTCTTATCGCGTTTGACGCGCTATTACGCTTGGTACACCGCAGGCTTCATTGGCTTTCTGATCATTCTCGCCATCCTCGAAAAAGAAGGATTTCCACGCTCCTGGATTGGTTATATGTTCATGTTCGCTACCATCGCCCTGTATGCGGGCATTGGCGTCGTTAGCCGGACATCCGACGTGTCGGAATATTACGTTGCGGGAAGACGTGTACCGGGAATTTTTAACGGCATGGCAACGGCTGCCGACTGGATTTCGGCAGCAACTTTCATCAGCTTGGCCGGGGGCTTATATTTGCAGGGCTTTGATGGTCTCGCCTATATCATTGGCTGGACCGGCGGCTACTGTCTGGTTGCGCTCCTCATTGCGCCTTATTTACGCAAATTCGGTCAGTACACTATTCCGGACTTTTTGGCCGCACGCTACAGCGGCCGCATTGGTGGTCGGTATGGCGGCAATCCAGTTCGCATTTTGGCGGTAATCGCCACTGTACTCATCTCATTTACATACGTGGTGGCACAAATTTATGGTGTCGGACTTATCACGTCGCGCTTCACTGGCGTCGATTTTTCCGTTGGCATTTTTCTCGGTCTTGCCAGCATTTTGGTTTGTTCATTTTTAGGTGGAATGCGCGCGATTACGTGGACGCAAGTGGCGCAGTACATCATCATTCTTTTTGCCTACTTGATTCCCGTCATCTGGCTATCAGCCAAACATACACATAATCCAATTCCGCAATTTGCATATGGCTCGGTCATGACGCAATTAAGCAATATTGAAAAAACGTTGAGCGATGATCCCAAAGAATTAGAGGTGCGGAGTATTTACAAAGCACGTGCCGAAGCATTCGACAAGCGCTTGAACAATTTGCCTCAATCCTGGACGCAAGGTCGGATCGAAGCACAGCGCGAACTTAAAGCCTTAAAACATAGCAGTGACACTTCGCTGATCGACATTCGCGTTGCCAATCGTAAGTTGAGCGAATATCCAAAATCACCGGAAGAAGCCCAGCAGAGATGGAGAGATGCCAAAGCCCTCAATCTGGCGCACGCCGAGCCACCCACGCCACAAGCAACCCCATTTCCGGGCAAGGATAAAGAAGCATCGGATATTAAACGTAACAACTTTTTGGCAGTAGTGTTTTGCCTGATGCTAGGGACAGCCGCATTGCCGCATGTGTTGATGCGCTACTACACCACGCCATCGGTACAAGAAACGCGTAAATCGGTTTTCTGGACGCTGTTTTTTATTTTATTGATCTACCTGACGGTCCCTGCTTTAGCGGTATTGGTCAAGTACGACATCTATACTTCATTGGTCGGGACCGAGTACGCGCATCTACCAAACTGGGTGTCGTATTGGGCCAATATCGACAAAACTAATCCGCTGGTCAGCATCATCGACCTGAATCATGATGGTATCGTACAGTTATCGGAAATATCGCTGGACGGTGACATGATCGTATTGGCGACACCAGAAATTGCCGGATTGCCCTATTTCATTTCAGGATTGGTTGCTGCGGGCGGTTTAGCAGCAGCGCTATCCACTGCCGATGGCCTGCTTTTAACGATCTCTAACGCGCTATCACACGACGTTTATTACAAAATGATTGATCCGGTGGCCTCCACACAAAAGCGCGTTACGATTTCCAAATTGCTGCTACTCGTCGTGGCGTTGCTGGCGGCTTATACCGCGTCGTTAAAACCCGGCGATATTTTGTCTATGGTTGGAGCGGCATTCTCACTCGCCGGTTCGGCACTTTTCCCCGCGCTCATGCTTGGTGTATTTTGGAAAAGAGCCAATCAACACGGTGCCATTGCCGGGATCATTGCCGGATTCGGCATGTGCGTGTTTTACATGTTGCACACCCTTCCTGCATTGGGCGGGTCCGTCACGGGGCAGTGGTTTCACATTGCTCCCATCTCAGCTGGCGTTTTTGGCGTCCCAGCTGGATTGCTGACGATGATAGTCGTCAGCTTACTGACACCACCACCGGATGCACGCACGATGGCGTTGGTCGATTATATTCGTGCGCCTTGA
- a CDS encoding cupin domain-containing protein: MDAQNTNDQTVPKTAFSHIREGDTAFEPGGLRDFFLYRDLGISAATGGQVIAQLVKANMAPEEGTGWHRHEAKFHMVYMLKGWARFMYEDQLTLVNAGDCVHQRPGIVHFLFDYSPDMEYLEVVGPANFTSIDAPAPCAVPKPTPWFSELTESSTINSE, from the coding sequence ATGGATGCGCAAAACACCAATGACCAAACCGTTCCAAAAACCGCGTTTTCTCATATACGCGAGGGCGATACTGCATTTGAACCTGGTGGTCTCCGGGATTTTTTCCTATATCGCGATTTAGGTATTAGTGCGGCCACAGGTGGCCAGGTCATCGCTCAGTTGGTGAAGGCGAACATGGCACCAGAAGAAGGCACTGGCTGGCATCGACATGAAGCAAAGTTTCATATGGTCTACATGCTCAAAGGTTGGGCACGCTTCATGTATGAGGACCAATTAACGCTGGTCAACGCGGGTGATTGCGTGCACCAGCGCCCCGGTATAGTGCATTTTTTATTCGACTACTCTCCCGACATGGAATATCTGGAAGTTGTTGGCCCCGCTAATTTCACCTCAATCGATGCGCCCGCTCCGTGCGCAGTACCGAAACCAACACCTTGGTTTTCCGAGTTAACTGAAAGCTCAACTATCAATAGCGAATAA